The uncultured Dysgonomonas sp. genome contains the following window.
GTTGTCTTCGGCAAATCAGACCGCAGGGATAGCTATTACCACAGCAGGTACAGCCGCAAATTCTCCTGTGATGACAAATACAGCTTCAGGAGCAAGCGCATATACACTTACCATCGTAGTGAAACCGGCCGGAGGAGGCTCTAATGTGACGTATACCAATGTTCCTGTAAATCTTACAACTGTAGCCGGCAGTGCCCATGCCATAACACTCACATTCACTGCTACGGCTGTTAGCGCTACTGCTACTGTGGCCGATTGGCAGACAGGTACAGGCGGTACGGTGTCTGTATTGTAAATAATATAACATAATATACTATAGAGTACCCGGTGAATGTATCGGGTGCTCTATATTGGCTAACAGAAAGAATGATAGTGCTTTGAAAAATCTATTTTTTATTTTCTCTGTTCTTGGGCTGTCCATATTAGGAGGATGTACCTCCGATACAGATTTCATGCCCGATGAAGAGCTAGCCCATAAATATATTCCTGTCACTTTCTCATTGGATAATGTTGCGACTAAAGCTGTAGATAACACATCTTTGGGATGCGATATGGTTTTGTCCAACGATAATCCGGTAATATCCGTATCCATGGAGAAGGAGATACGGCAAGGGAAAAATCTGTTGCCATATGGATTGAAGACTTCATGGACTACAGGCAACAATCAGGTGAAATGGACTACCGGCGACCGCGTAGGGATGTTTATGCGTGATGCGGGAGGGAGTAATTCTTATGCAAGAGACAATGTCCTATATACTGTAGCCTCGGGTGGTGCAGCAAGTGCTTCTTTAACTACTAGTGCTTCACCGCTTTATTTCCCAAACAAGAGCAGCAGTATCAAATTTTACGCATATTATCCATACTCAGCATCCGTAAGTTCATTATCTGTAAATTATACATTACCAGCCGACCAGTCTACAGAACTGGCCTTGGGGAGTGCAGATATTATGTATGCCTCGCCTGCTGCCCAGAACGGTTCATCGCCCAATGTGCCTCTTGCTTTCAACCATCAGATGGTGTTGTTATCCTTCAATATAAAAGGGGGGATCCTTTCGGGGCTTTTTACTCTTACCCAGGTCACAGTCAGTGGCTCGGCAGTGACCAATACCGGAGTATTAAATCTGGCTACCGGAACATTAACTCCCAACACGGCAAGTACTTTCACAGCTACAGTAAATACAAGTAAGCCTGTGAGCAATACTCTTGTTGCAAATGTAGATGTGATCATAAATCCTTGCAGGATAGTAAGCAACAGTACTCTGCTGCCTACCGAACTGAAAGTAACCCTGACTTTTGGTTTGTTGTCACACGCTACTCATCTGGTAACCAGCGGTACATTTGTGGCAGGAACAAGGTATGTGTATAATCTGAATGTTGCTCTCTGAAATATGATACCTACCTATCTGTTTGCAGAAATATTTTTTTATTTGATAAATAAACTTTTATCTTTATCCTGTTATTATGGAAATCGGACTTATCAGAAAGCGCTAAACGTGAAAAATACGGGACAAAATCTTTCGAATCTCTTTTTTTAGCGATTGATTGTTAAAAATAAATCTATATTTTTCATTTTAACCATATGTGTTAAATTGCTATATATGTTAATCTTAACAAAATAATATCTAAGAAAAAATCTATATTCAATCTTTTCAATATGTTAATGTAAAAAATAGGATGTAATTTTATATAATCCTCTCACAACTTTATCTATACTTCTTTTATGTTTATTAATTAAAGTAAAAACTAAACAATTATGAGAATTAAAATTTTTTTTCTTGCGTTTTTGATCTCTTGCGTTGGCGGAATAGGTTATGCTGCCGTTGATAAAGTAGTGAATGTTGCTTTGCATAATGCTGGCGGACCAGGTGAAGGTGGCGGAATATTTCCTATGGCCAGAATGCTGTCTGTATCTCCGGTAACAGTGACTGTGACGGATGATGTGAATCTGGATGTATTATTCAGAACAAGTGTTGGTACAGTAGCTGTAACAATTAAAGACGAAGCAGGCGCGGTACATTATGTGAAAAACGTGGATACATCAGAAACAAACACTGTATCGGTGGATATCAGTATGCTTCCGGCAGGAACATATACTATATCATTTACAAATGCGGATAAGACATTGAACAAATTCGGCACTTTTGAGGTTAATTAATCGTTTATTTTTTATATAATAAATTTTAGAGGGGTTCGGGTTTACCAGCCCGAACCTTTTCAATTCTAGGTCTTAGTTTAATGAAAAATATAGCATTTGGTAAAAGTTATATACTTTGTCTACTATTAGTTTTCTTTTTCTATTCCTGCAAAAAAGACAATCATTCCGCAGAATTGTTAATAAAGGCACAGAGTATTGCTGAAAATAATCCATCCGAAGCTCTTTTATTGCTCGATTCTATTCAAAATCTGGAGCAAATGGACAGAAATAGCTATATGCAATATATAGTAGCACGGGTACAAGCGAAATTTAATATTCATCGTCCTGATATAAAGAATGATACCCTGATTTTGGACGCGTATAAGTATTTGGACGAAAAGAAAAATTATAGGCAATCGGCACTGGCTCATTATTACACAGCTGCATTATATAATGAAAATGAATTTGTAGATAAAGAGCTTGAACATTTCAAATTGGCGGCACATTATGCACGAAAGGTGGATGATAGTCTTTTGGTAGGTAAAAGTTTGCACTGGATCGGCATTCTGTACTTCAACAAAAATATGATGGATAGTGCCATCGTTAATTTTAAACAGTCATTACATTATTATCCAACATATAAGGAAGCAGAGAAATACAGGCTTCATGCATTAAATCTTATAGGCTTTTCATATGAAATTGCAGGCAAACTGGATAGTGCACTTGTTTATTCAGAAGAAGGTATGGTCTTGGCTGAAAAGTCTGATGATAAATCCAATATATTTACATTTTCACACTTGATGGGAGTAGTTTATCGGGAACTGGGTGACTACCCAAAGTCCGAGTTATACTTGCATAAGGCACTTTCCGGAACTACAAATTCAAATGAGTTGCGACGAATATGTCTTAGTATGCTGATGTTATACAATGGAATGAACCGGCTCGATTCTGCCAGACATTATTCCGACTTGCTTATTAATTATATTCCTGAAATGACATATATTAATACCCGGCAGGAAAGCTATGCAGCTATATCGGAATACTATAAGAAAAGTGGTGATTATAAAACGGCACTTTATTACACAAGTTTGTATGATGCTACTACCCAGGAAATCAAAGAAGCCGATAATACAAAAAAACTGGCCGAAGCCGACAGAAAGTATAAGGCGGTTATAGAACAGCAGGAACTGCAAAGTACACGTATGCGCAGTTATCTCTATTCAATAGGTGCTGTATCATTCACCCTGATTATTCTTCTTACTATCTATTTCAGGAGTAGGACATCACGTCTTAGACGTCAGAGAGTGGCCGAGCGCAACAAGCTGCTAGAGGAACAGTCGCAGGTGCAAGAACGGTTGCTTGTGCATCAGCACGAAAGCCTTACATATATGCAGGGTATATACCGTAGTATTGTAGACGAATGGGTCGATATAGACAAAAAGGTGAAGTCTCTTGCTAAAGAATTCGGGGTGAAAGAAGAACCCGAACTCTACATGAAAATAAAGCAGATGATAGAAAACTTTAAACAAAATACCAATCAGCAGCTAGTAGTACTGGCTAAAGAACATTTTCTGAAACAACCCTATGGCGATAGTGCTGTTTCTACCCTGAAAGATAAGGACTTGCTGCTGTTTATGCTTTACTATTGCGGATATAAACGTAACGATGTAGCAATTTTGTTGGGTGTTAATCCACACAAGGATAATATGGCCTTCCGCAAACTGGATTTGAGGAACAAACTACTCAAAGTAGGTATGGAACAGTACGATATTGAAAAAATATTATTTTCGGAAGAAAATGTAAATTAAAATATCTAACTTTATCAATTGGCTGTAAATGCCTGTTTAGAACACGCAATAATTTAAAAATTAATCTATTATGAGAACAAAATTTTACTTCTTAGTGTTTATTATGTTGTGTCTGGGGGGAACAACTTTTGCTGGTAATATCGTAGATGTTCCGGTGGGAGACGGACCCGGTGAAGGTGGTCCAACTATAAATCCTCCGGCTGCACGAATGGCTGTTATATCTCCTATATCAGTAAAAATGATTGATGATAAGAGTCTGGTAGTATCATTCAGTGCTAATTTAGGTGTTGTAACCGTAGCCGTTAAAGATGAAGCTGGCGCTGTATATTACACAAAAGTTGTAAATACGTCATATTCAGGCAAATTGTCGGTAAATATTTCTGCACTTCCAGCAGGTACATATACCATAACATTTGTGAATACTGCTACTTCTTTGAAAAAATATGGTACCTTTGAAATTGATTGATATTAAATTTTTCAAATAACAATATTGAGGGGGTTCGGGATTGCAAGTCCCGAACCTTTTCTAGTCTGGTTCTTTTTTAATGAGTAAAATAGCATTAGCTAAAAGTCTTACATATTCTCTTTTATTTATACTCTTTCTTTATTCTTGTGAGAAAGGCGGGCATCCTGCAAAACTATTGGAGCAAGCTCGGACTAAAATAGAAGATAATCCTTCCGAAGCACTTCTTCTGCTAGATTCTATCCGTAATCCTTCAGGTATGGATCAGGACAGCTATATGCGGTATATTTTACTGCATGTTCAGGCAAAGTCCTTGATGCGTAAGGATATAAAGGGAGATACTCTGGTATTTGATGCACAAAGGTATTTTGATACTAAAAATGATCCTTATCTGTCGGCTCTCGCACACTATTATACAGCAGGTGTATATCATGCGAATAATACTCCCGACAAAGAATTGGAGCATTTTATGCTGGCTGGGCATTATGCCCGCAAAGCCGGCAATAATTTACTGATGGGCAAAAGCCGGCATAGTATCGGTAACCTGTATTATGAAAAAGGTGTGATGGACAGTGCTATTGTCAACTACAGACAGGCACTGGATCTATATGCGAAGAATGGCAGAATGGAAGCCTTCAGGCTACAGATAATGAAATTTACAGGTATAGCTTACCAGGCTGAGGGAAAATTAGATAGTGCTTATTATTATTTCGACGAAGGTTTACGTTATTCGAAAGAGTTGAATAATGTTCCCTCTCAGGTATCTTTCACCCATATGCTGGGGATGCTATATCGTAAAAAAGGTGATCATCAGAAATCTGCTGATTATCTGAGAACTGCGCTTGCTGAAACTACCGACCAGCAAGAGGCTATAAGGATATGCCTTAGCTTTCTCAAATTATATCATAACCAGAATCAACCCGATTCGGCAAAATATTATTCAGAGCTGATGAAAGGACATCTGGCCAAAATAACATATCCGAGAACACTGGAAGACCTTTACAAATCGTTGTCGAGCTACCACGAAGAAAATGGAGACTACAAGGAAGCACTGCATTACAATAACTTATTACTGGATCTTACCCGGCAGATAAATGAATCGAACAGCCTGCAAAAATTGTCGGAAGCAGATAAAAAATATAAAGCCGCCCTCCATAAAAAAGAGCTGGATAGTTTGCTCATGCGCAACTATCTCTACTTGCTGGGTGGTATATCGCTCATACTCATTGTGCTTGTAATAGCATACTTCAATAACAGAACGATGCGGCTCAAACGGCAGAGGATAGACGAGCGCAACAAACTGTTGGAGGAACAGTCACTCGTTCAGCAGAAACTACTCGAACATCAGGACGAAAGTCTGACGTATATGCAGGGTATATACCGCAATATTGTAACCGAATGGGTGGAAATAGATAAACAGGTGAAATCACTCGCCAAAGAATTCGGAGCCAAAGAAGAACCCGAGCTTTATGTGAAAATAAAGAAGATGGTGGAAAACTTCAGGCAAAATACCAATGAACAGCTTGTGGGACAGGCTAAAGAGCATTTTCAGAAACAGCCGTATGGCGAAAATGTACTTTCGGTACTGAAAGATAAGGAGTTGCTACTGTTTATGCTTTACTATTGCGGATACAAACGTAACGATGTCGCAGTCCTGTTAGGTGTACGTCCACACAAGGAGAATATGAATTTCCGCAAACTGGACTTACGGAACAAATTACTTAAGGCAGGGATGCCGAAAGAAGACGTTGAGCAGATATTATTTGCAGAGGATAAAGAAGACTGATATTGTCCGGTTTTCCTCTGTACTCAAACCATTTCCTTTTTTGATATTTCTACTGTTTTGCCATCAAGCAGCGATACAATATTTTCAGGATTTATCTTTAATGTATGCAAACTGTCGCCCGTTCCTCCATAAACATAGTCAAAGTCCAATAATTTTTTATCAATAAAGCAAGGCAAATTATGCCCGATCAAAGGAACCGAGCCTGTTTCATAGCCGGTCGCCCTTTTCACATCTAGCCTGTCAGCCAGGCTGAATGTCGCGAAGCCTATATTACTACCCGTTTTTTTGAAATCTATTTTCCCGTTTTGGGCACTTACAATGAGTGCGACAAAGCCATTTTCTGTTTTTATGATAAATGCAGGAGCGGCTTTACTACTATCGAAGTACTTATCGGCGTCCTCTGTTTTTAATATAGGCTCATTGTGCCTGATTATTTCGTAGTCGCAGGCCGATTTATGCAGTAGTTCGTCTAATTGGTTAAGAGTGAGCATCTGTCCGGTTTATTATTTTTTACGAATAGTATTGAATACCCAGTTTTTTTTGCGGGCAATACTTTTGTCACTGGCTTCGAAGCCCGGGTTGTGAGATGCCCAAAGATATACAGACGATTCATTTTTAGGAAGCAAAGTGTATATTTTATTTAGGGCTTCTTCTCCAAGCTGGTTATCCTCCAAAAAAACAGTAATTAAATTATTGGAATCGCTGATATTGACTGATGATACCTGTGTTTTCATACAGTAAAGCGAACTCAGACGATTGTTATTATTCAGGTCGAGGGATTTGAGCGGATTTTCATTGCATGACAAACTAATCAATGCTGTGTTTTTACTTATATCTAACATTGAAAGAGAATTTTTGGAAATATAAAGAGTGCTAAGAATGAGATTGTTACTCAAATCAATTGCCGTGAGTTTATTATTGTTACAATTCAAATATCGCAGGTTTGGGCTTTTGCTTACATTTAATGATGTAAGCCTGTTATAGCTTACATCTAAATACTCAATCATCTGATTTTCAGATAAATCCAAAGATGTGATATTATTGCTTGCGAGATATAGGTTTACCAGTTCAGAACAGCCGGAGAAATCAAGGTAATTAATGCCTAACCCACTAGCCTTAAATACTTTTAATTGGGTACATTTTCCTATTTCCAGTTTTTGTAAGCGCATACTGTCTAAATCTATAGCAATAAGATCTGAAGTTCTAACCTTAATTGTATAAGATTTACCGGGATCAGAATAATTATGGCTCACTTTCTCAAAAATGAACATCCCCTTATGATCTTTTTTCATAGGCAATGTATATTCAATCTCTGTCCCATCGCCCCAATCAATCATAACAGAAGGTGCAAGAAGACTAAATGCTACTGTAGACGATGCTTTTTTTTGCATAGATGGAGTGATGGTTAACTCAATATTATGCCCGATATTATTTCCTTTATTGCCACACGATAGAAATAAAAAAAGAGAGATGATAAAGATTATTGATTTCATAGTAATTATTTTATTAAAGATATAAATTCCTTTCCATTCTGTTATCAAAATAAAAATAATTTATCTATACTCTAAAAACACCAATGAAAAAAAAGGAAAATATGAAACAACATTCGACAGGAGCCGATTATGCAGTAATTAAATTATCCCAATCGGTAAAATCATACCCGACGTTCACCCGCAACACAAAAGGCTGGGTAAGCTATGACCGCGACAATTTATTGCCGCAGCGAATCATTGAACTGAACAACGAATCGGCAATCAACAAAGCTGTGATAGAAAATAAAGTGACTTATATTTGCGGAACAGGAGTGAGGGACGGGGAGTATTACGGTCAACCTAATCCTGCCGACGACTGGGATGCATTGATAGAAAAAATAGCTAAAGATTATGTGACTTTCGGCGGATACTGCTTTCAGGTGATATTGAACGAAAACGGTAAGACGGTAAGCCTCTACCATACCGATTTCAGTAAAGTGAGGGTAGGGGAAGTCAACGAGTTCGGAACTTATCTTAGCTTCTTCCTGTCTAACGATTGGCGCAAGACATACGGAAAATTCGCTCCGGTAGAGATAAAGGCATATGGGGCCGAAGAAATGCAGAAAGGTGTTCCGTATCTTTTCTATTACAAGGATTATGAGCCGAGTCTCGATTATTACCCTGTGCCCCAGTATTATTCAGCATTGAATTATATAGAAGCAGATGGCTTGCTGGGCAAATTTTACCGCAACTCTATCAACAATGGTTTTGTACCTTCTACCATTATTACGATGCCGAGTAATCCGGCAGAGGAACAGAAAGAACAATTCCAGAAAGATATCGAAAGCAGTTATGCAGGTACGAACGGGGCAAACAGCATCGTTGTGCTTTGGGGCGAAAGTCAGGAAGTAAAGCCTGTGGTAACATCGTATACAGCGAGTAACAATGCTGATCTGTACAACAATGTGGATGAGATTATTTTCCAGAAAATCATATCAGCCCACCGCCTTACTTCTCCCACACTGGCAGGCTTGTCGGGGTCGGGAAATCTGAGCGGAAATGCCAATGAGATAATCAATTCATATGTGCTTTACAACCATACGGTTATTCATCAGCTTCGCCGCAAAATATTGGATACGCTAAGTATTTTTACCATCAATAACGGATATAAACGGTTGGTGGTGGAAGATCTGGATATTGTAAAAGAACTTGCTGCCGATAGCAATAATTAGTTTTTTGTATTTAATAGAAAAGCACGGGTTATACACTCGTGCTTTTCTTATTATTATACTTTTTGAACTGTTACCTCTTTGGTTCTGCTATTATAAAATACTTGGTTATTGATTCGTCGTAAGTTGGTGAATAATAAGCTATCAGTGCAATGTTTGACTTGGATGTTTCCCAAATTGCCAGTGGATAGTATTCGAAACCATCACCGTATATTATATCCAGTGGGTGTACAAAGCGGTTGTTGTATTCATCTGTTAGCGGCGATTGTGATACATCCGTTCCTTCATAGGTGAATTTGGTCTTCCCGTAAAGATTTGTAATAT
Protein-coding sequences here:
- a CDS encoding fimbrillin family protein, which encodes MKNLFFIFSVLGLSILGGCTSDTDFMPDEELAHKYIPVTFSLDNVATKAVDNTSLGCDMVLSNDNPVISVSMEKEIRQGKNLLPYGLKTSWTTGNNQVKWTTGDRVGMFMRDAGGSNSYARDNVLYTVASGGAASASLTTSASPLYFPNKSSSIKFYAYYPYSASVSSLSVNYTLPADQSTELALGSADIMYASPAAQNGSSPNVPLAFNHQMVLLSFNIKGGILSGLFTLTQVTVSGSAVTNTGVLNLATGTLTPNTASTFTATVNTSKPVSNTLVANVDVIINPCRIVSNSTLLPTELKVTLTFGLLSHATHLVTSGTFVAGTRYVYNLNVAL
- a CDS encoding DUF3244 domain-containing protein — protein: MRIKIFFLAFLISCVGGIGYAAVDKVVNVALHNAGGPGEGGGIFPMARMLSVSPVTVTVTDDVNLDVLFRTSVGTVAVTIKDEAGAVHYVKNVDTSETNTVSVDISMLPAGTYTISFTNADKTLNKFGTFEVN
- a CDS encoding tetratricopeptide repeat protein encodes the protein MKNIAFGKSYILCLLLVFFFYSCKKDNHSAELLIKAQSIAENNPSEALLLLDSIQNLEQMDRNSYMQYIVARVQAKFNIHRPDIKNDTLILDAYKYLDEKKNYRQSALAHYYTAALYNENEFVDKELEHFKLAAHYARKVDDSLLVGKSLHWIGILYFNKNMMDSAIVNFKQSLHYYPTYKEAEKYRLHALNLIGFSYEIAGKLDSALVYSEEGMVLAEKSDDKSNIFTFSHLMGVVYRELGDYPKSELYLHKALSGTTNSNELRRICLSMLMLYNGMNRLDSARHYSDLLINYIPEMTYINTRQESYAAISEYYKKSGDYKTALYYTSLYDATTQEIKEADNTKKLAEADRKYKAVIEQQELQSTRMRSYLYSIGAVSFTLIILLTIYFRSRTSRLRRQRVAERNKLLEEQSQVQERLLVHQHESLTYMQGIYRSIVDEWVDIDKKVKSLAKEFGVKEEPELYMKIKQMIENFKQNTNQQLVVLAKEHFLKQPYGDSAVSTLKDKDLLLFMLYYCGYKRNDVAILLGVNPHKDNMAFRKLDLRNKLLKVGMEQYDIEKILFSEENVN
- a CDS encoding DUF3244 domain-containing protein, whose translation is MRTKFYFLVFIMLCLGGTTFAGNIVDVPVGDGPGEGGPTINPPAARMAVISPISVKMIDDKSLVVSFSANLGVVTVAVKDEAGAVYYTKVVNTSYSGKLSVNISALPAGTYTITFVNTATSLKKYGTFEID
- a CDS encoding YbaK/EbsC family protein; amino-acid sequence: MLTLNQLDELLHKSACDYEIIRHNEPILKTEDADKYFDSSKAAPAFIIKTENGFVALIVSAQNGKIDFKKTGSNIGFATFSLADRLDVKRATGYETGSVPLIGHNLPCFIDKKLLDFDYVYGGTGDSLHTLKINPENIVSLLDGKTVEISKKEMV
- a CDS encoding leucine-rich repeat domain-containing protein codes for the protein MKSIIFIISLFLFLSCGNKGNNIGHNIELTITPSMQKKASSTVAFSLLAPSVMIDWGDGTEIEYTLPMKKDHKGMFIFEKVSHNYSDPGKSYTIKVRTSDLIAIDLDSMRLQKLEIGKCTQLKVFKASGLGINYLDFSGCSELVNLYLASNNITSLDLSENQMIEYLDVSYNRLTSLNVSKSPNLRYLNCNNNKLTAIDLSNNLILSTLYISKNSLSMLDISKNTALISLSCNENPLKSLDLNNNNRLSSLYCMKTQVSSVNISDSNNLITVFLEDNQLGEEALNKIYTLLPKNESSVYLWASHNPGFEASDKSIARKKNWVFNTIRKK
- a CDS encoding phage portal protein — protein: MKKKENMKQHSTGADYAVIKLSQSVKSYPTFTRNTKGWVSYDRDNLLPQRIIELNNESAINKAVIENKVTYICGTGVRDGEYYGQPNPADDWDALIEKIAKDYVTFGGYCFQVILNENGKTVSLYHTDFSKVRVGEVNEFGTYLSFFLSNDWRKTYGKFAPVEIKAYGAEEMQKGVPYLFYYKDYEPSLDYYPVPQYYSALNYIEADGLLGKFYRNSINNGFVPSTIITMPSNPAEEQKEQFQKDIESSYAGTNGANSIVVLWGESQEVKPVVTSYTASNNADLYNNVDEIIFQKIISAHRLTSPTLAGLSGSGNLSGNANEIINSYVLYNHTVIHQLRRKILDTLSIFTINNGYKRLVVEDLDIVKELAADSNN